A DNA window from Streptomyces sp. B21-083 contains the following coding sequences:
- a CDS encoding esterase/lipase family protein, whose translation MLPWKRALRPLAALLLAAAATVVPVATAQAETQSEAQAEAESGGGWNDYSCKPSAAHPRPVVLVHGTFANGVDNWLTLAPYLTNRGYCVFSFDYGQLAGVPLFYGLGPIDRSAEQLAAFVDKVLAATGAAETDLVGHSQGGMMPRYYLKFLGGAAEVHTLVGIAPSNHGTTLNGLTNLLAYFPGAADLLSTATPALADQVTGSAFLTKLNAGGDTVPGVHYTVLATRYDEVVTPYRSQFLSGSDVHNVVIQDLCPLDLSEHAAVGLLDRIAFHEVTNALDPAHATPTTCLSAVG comes from the coding sequence ATGCTGCCCTGGAAACGCGCACTCAGACCTCTCGCCGCACTGCTGCTGGCCGCCGCGGCCACCGTCGTGCCCGTCGCCACCGCACAGGCCGAGACGCAGTCGGAAGCCCAGGCCGAAGCCGAGAGTGGGGGAGGCTGGAACGACTACTCCTGCAAGCCGTCCGCCGCCCATCCCCGCCCCGTCGTCCTCGTCCACGGCACCTTCGCCAACGGGGTGGACAACTGGCTCACCCTCGCGCCGTACCTGACGAACCGCGGCTACTGCGTCTTCTCGTTCGACTACGGCCAACTGGCCGGAGTACCCCTCTTCTACGGCCTCGGCCCCATCGACAGGTCGGCCGAGCAGCTCGCCGCCTTCGTCGACAAGGTGCTCGCCGCGACCGGCGCCGCCGAGACCGACCTCGTCGGCCACTCGCAGGGCGGCATGATGCCACGCTACTACCTCAAGTTCCTCGGCGGCGCCGCCGAGGTGCACACCCTCGTCGGCATCGCGCCCAGCAACCACGGCACCACCCTGAACGGCCTGACGAACCTGCTGGCCTACTTCCCCGGCGCCGCCGACCTGCTCTCCACGGCCACCCCCGCCCTCGCCGACCAGGTGACCGGGTCCGCCTTCCTCACCAAGCTCAACGCGGGCGGTGACACCGTCCCGGGCGTCCACTACACGGTCCTCGCGACCAGGTACGACGAGGTGGTCACGCCGTACCGCAGCCAGTTCCTGAGCGGCTCCGACGTACACAACGTCGTGATCCAGGACCTGTGCCCGCTGGACCTCTCCGAACACGCCGCCGTCGGGCTGCTCGACCGGATCGCGTTCCACGAGGTGACGAACGCCCTCGATCCGGCGCACGCCACCCCCACCACCTGTCTGTCGGCGGTCGGCTGA